A region from the Nematostella vectensis chromosome 13, jaNemVect1.1, whole genome shotgun sequence genome encodes:
- the LOC125558945 gene encoding uncharacterized protein LOC125558945, protein MDTSDRKVQIHGFADASRKAYCAVVYLVYDVRGERQVRLLCSKTRVAPLKEMTIPRLELMAALILARLVSHVKEALGTLIEVEREVYWSDRKTVLYWLANKGEWKQFVKHRVDEILQLTRNGEWRHCPGEQNPVDIGSRGALACKLKSSALLWNGPHWLTGHEQGWPALQIQRTPAGAEEEKGTWCKRHLSAVADKVLGSAQLRTRFWVPRSRGQGSGFRAVADKVLGSAQLRTRFWVPKGRQVVKKIVHRCVTCKKLEGRAYAPPPVADLPGFRVTQAEPFSKVGVDFAGPLYYKSSTGMMQNAYVALFSCCVTLALHLDLVVDLEACTFRRSLRRFAARKGAPTLIVSDNAKTFKAAAKALKELYDHPERRLHGGVGFYERMVGSVKRCLRKTLGEARLTYDELITVLVEVESTLNDRPLTYVYDEVGEVELIPAHLMYGRRLNSFPDELVEPDDVANPDHNSRFRYVSAKLSHFWKRWSKEYLASFREFHRSSPVSWHRETVQVGDVVTVHEDGSKRSQWKMATISPGQTSPETLPHRS, encoded by the exons ATGGACACGTCCGACCGTAAGGTGCAGATTCACGGGTTTGCTGATGCAAGTCGTAAGGCGTACTGTGCCGTCGTATACCTCGTATACGACGTTAGGGGAGAGAGGCAAGTAAGGTTACTTTGCAGCAAGACTAGAGTGGCCCCCCTTAAGGAGATGACAATCCCCAGGTTAGAGCTAATGGCCGCGTTAATCCTTGCCCGTCTAGTCAGCCATGTTAAAGAAGCACTAGGCACACTCATTGAAGTAGAAAGGGAGGTGTACTGGTCAGATAGAAAAACAGTGTTATACTGGTTGGCGAACAAAGGTGAGTGGAAACAGTTCGTTAAACACAGAGTAGATGAAATTTTGCAGCTGACTAGGAACGGTGAGTGGAGGCATTGCCCGGGAGAACAGAACCCGGTCGACATTGGGTCACGGGGTGCACTCGCCTGCAAACTCAAGAGTAGTGCACTGTTGTGGAATGGCCCACACTGGCTGACTGGTCACGAACAGGGATGGCCAGCATTACAGATCCAGAGAACGCCAGCTGGGGCGGAAGAGGAGAAGGGCACT TGGTGTAAGCGGCACCTTAGCGCAGTTGCGGACAAGGTTCTGGGTTCCGCGCAGTTGCGGACAAGGTTCTGGGTTCCGCGCAGTCGCGGACAAGGTTCTGGGTTCCGCGCAGTCGCGGACAAGGTTCTGGGTTCCGCGCAGTTGCGGACAAGGTTCTGGGTTCCGAAAGGTCGACAAGTTGTGAAGAAGATAGTGCATAGGTGTGTCACGTGTAAGAAGCTAGAAGGCAGGGCATACGCGCCGCCTCCCGTGGCGGATTTACCAGGCTTTAGAGTCACGCAGGCAGAGCCATTCTCCAAAGTAGGAGTAGACTTTGCAGGTCCTCTCTATTACAAGAGTAGTACAGGCATGATGCAGAATGCGTATGTGGCACTTTTCTCgtgttgcgtgacactagcATTGCATCTCGATTTAGTGGTAGATTTAGAGGCTTGTACTTTCAGGAGATCCCTTAGAAGGTTTGCAGCCAGGAAGGGAGCTCCAACGCTGATAGTGTCAGACAATGCGAAAACGTTCAAAGCCGCAGCAAAGGCCCTAAAGGAGCTATATGACCACCCGGAG AGAAGGCTCCATGGTGGGGTTGGGTTTTACGAGAGAATGGTAGGAAGCGTCAAGCGGTGTTTGAGGAAGACCTTGGGCGAGGCACGATTGACCTATGATGAGCTAATTACAGTTTTGGTGGAGGTCGAGAGCACACTGAACGACAGGCCGCTTACATATGTGTACGATGAGGTCGGAGAGGTGGAGCTTATACCAGCCCATCTAATGTATGGCAGACGACTAAATAGCTTTCCAGACGAGCTAGTAGAGCCAGACGATGTAGCAAATCCAGACCACAACAGTCGGTTTAGGTATGTAAGTGCTAAACTCTCCCATTTTTGGAAGAGATGGAGTAAGGAGTATCTAGCTAGCTTTCGAGAGTTTCATCGTAGTAGTCCTGTCAGCTGGCATAGGGAGACAGTTCAAGTAGGAGATGTAGTGACAGTGCACGAGGATGGCAGTAAAAGGAGTCAGTGGAAGATGGCGACCATCTCGCCTGGACAGACCAGTCCAGAGACTCTACCCCATAGAAGTTAG
- the LOC125559150 gene encoding uncharacterized protein LOC125559150 codes for MTVDSECVENVQIVQSNLLVQDRSAEQSDSLESEIARLWDLETLGFRETQGVQEEFLDNICFNGERYSVKLPWKVNHRSLPTNYENSLGRLHGTMKKLRQEPEVLDQYEAVIKGQLESGVIEPVHALEDGNKIHYLPHRAVVRRNVATSTPVRVIYDASAKTGKRGLSLNDCLHVGPSLNPLLFNVLLRFRLHRVALIADIEKAFLNIEVDPGDRDCLRFLFPEDPRREDSVIKVYRFCRVVFGLNASPFLLNGTLRHHLLKFKEIDPEFVEMLVDSFYVDDLVTGSNTPEEAYELYVKSKSRLAEGGFNLRKWQTNDSELRGRLDVGEGRCMPGSQEGVARGKTSQGVASDWDIQKVLGLPWNSSSDTIGLTFGHLYDKAQQSPATKRNVLSVLAGMFDPLGIVSPVTVAARILFKTLCRITELTWDEELTGEVRKEWEA; via the coding sequence ATGACAGTAGATAGTGAATGTGTAGAGAATGTACAGATAGTACAGTCTAATTTGTTAGTCCAAGACCGGTCAGCAGAGCAATCAGACAGTTTGGAGAGTGAGATAGCGAGACTGTGGGATTTAGAGACTCTAGGTTTTAGAGAGACACAGGGAGTACAGGAAGAATTTCTGGATAACATTTGTTTCAATGGAGAGAGGTATTCGGTTAAGTTACCATGGAAGGTCAACCACAGATCGTTACCTACTAATTACGAAAACAGCCTAGGACGCCTTCATGGCACAATGAAAAAGCTAAGGCAAGAGCCAGAAGTGCTAGACCAGTACGAGGCAGTAATCAAGGGTCAGTTAGAGTCGGGAGTGATAGAGCCGGTTCATGCGTTAGAAGATGGTAACAAGATCCATTACTTACCACATAGAGCGGTAGTGCGTAGGAATGTTGCTACTAGTACACCGGTAAGAGTGATCTATGATGCGTCGGCGAAGACAGGTAAAAGGGGCCTGTCGCTCAACGACTGTTTACACGTTGGACCGTCTCTCAACCCCCTCCTATTTAATGTGTTGCTGAGATTTCGTCTCCACAGGGTAGCCCTTATAGCAGATATCGAAAAGGCTTTCTTGAATATCGAGGTAGACCCTGGAGACCGAGATTGTTTACGATTCCTTTTCCCAGAGGACCCGAGAAGGGAGGATTCCGTAATCAAGGTATACCGGTTTTGTAGAGTAGTGTTTGGTTTGAACGCCTCGCCATTTCTATTGAATGGAACCTTGAGGCACCACCTCTTGAAGTTTAAAGAGATAGATCCTGAGTTTGTAGAGATGTTAGTCGACAGTTTTTATGTAGATGACTTAGTGACAGGGAGTAACACCCCGGAAGAGGCGTATGAATTATACGTGAAGTCCAAGTCGAGATTGGCAGAAGGTGGGTTTAACCTGCGCAAGTGGCAGACTAACGATAGCGAGCTCAGAGGTAGGTTGGATGTAGGCGAAGGGAGATGTATGCCAGGTAGTCAAGAAGGTGTGGCGCGTGGTAAGACTAGCCAAGGCGTGGCCAGCGACTGGGATATTCAGAAGGTATTAGGCCTACCCTGGAATAGCAGTAGTGACACTATAGGACTCACATTTGGCCACCTGTATGATAAGGCGCAACAGTCGCCAGCGACGAAGAGAAATGTGCTCAGTGTTCTTGCAGGTATGTTCGATCCCCTAGGAATAGTAAGCCCAGTAACTGTAGCTGCAAGAATCCTTTTTAAGACCCTGTGTAGAATTACCGAGTTAACCTGGGACGAGGAATTGACTGGAGAGGTAAGGAAAGAGTGGGAGGCCTAG